A DNA window from Dehalococcoidia bacterium contains the following coding sequences:
- a CDS encoding anti-sigma factor has product MINGRRRSPLITCEDMGDLLAPYVLGALDALDRRPVEDHMRACAPCAQLAHEYQTIASSLAYGVSLVEPPPSLKERIMAQVAVMPQAARPPAPPLSRWQRLREGLDVFLRPHAAAVAMAGALGIVALAIWISVLQTEISNGRSANQAMAWTLEQQQQTLAWATTPAVRRYAMDGTESAPTAWATMLYKPAHEEAMLVAGDMPALPSTKVYQLWLVQDGVRTSGGTFTVDANGRGQVLVRAPLPITSYQSMGVTVEPMGGSPGPTGARVLRGPSQNNP; this is encoded by the coding sequence GTGATCAACGGTAGACGTCGCAGCCCACTGATCACGTGCGAGGATATGGGAGACCTCCTGGCGCCGTATGTCCTGGGGGCGCTGGACGCACTGGACAGAAGGCCTGTCGAGGACCATATGCGGGCGTGCGCCCCCTGCGCTCAGTTGGCGCACGAGTACCAGACGATAGCGTCGTCCCTGGCGTACGGCGTGTCCCTGGTCGAGCCGCCCCCCTCGCTGAAAGAACGGATCATGGCGCAAGTCGCGGTCATGCCACAGGCTGCCCGACCGCCGGCGCCTCCCCTAAGTCGCTGGCAGCGCCTGCGGGAGGGGCTGGACGTGTTCCTTAGACCACACGCCGCGGCGGTGGCCATGGCAGGCGCTTTGGGCATCGTCGCGCTGGCCATCTGGATCAGCGTCCTGCAGACGGAGATCTCCAACGGGCGCTCCGCAAACCAGGCGATGGCCTGGACTCTGGAGCAGCAGCAGCAAACGCTTGCCTGGGCCACCACACCCGCGGTGCGCAGGTACGCGATGGACGGCACCGAGTCAGCGCCGACCGCGTGGGCGACCATGCTGTATAAGCCCGCGCACGAAGAGGCCATGCTGGTGGCTGGAGACATGCCGGCCCTCCCTTCGACAAAGGTCTATCAGCTCTGGCTCGTCCAGGATGGAGTGCGCACGAGCGGCGGCACGTTTACCGTGGACGCCAACGGGCGTGGACAGGTGTTGGTCCGCGCGCCCCTGCCCATCACGTCATACCAGTCTATGGGCGTGACCGTGGAACCGATGGGCGGCAGCCCCGGCCCTACAGGCGCACGCGTGCTCAGAGGTCCATCCCAGAACAACCCATAG
- a CDS encoding DUF1802 family protein, which translates to MLAVQTKAFKEWAITIQALSEGRQVLLLRKGGIYEAGGRFQVTSPEFFLYPTLEHQRADLLKPEYQPWLARLLAEDRSDGKTVTLTHYARVTDVFQVTEPAKLNALAPYHIWSDAYAEVRLHWKPRTPVYVMALRVYRLARPDTQPILPAYAGCTSWLDMADGITLQGMTPVLSDDQYEQRTRQIKEALDA; encoded by the coding sequence ATGCTCGCTGTCCAGACAAAGGCCTTCAAGGAATGGGCCATCACGATACAGGCGCTTAGCGAAGGACGTCAGGTCCTGCTCCTGCGCAAGGGCGGCATCTATGAGGCGGGCGGCCGCTTCCAGGTGACTTCCCCAGAGTTCTTCCTGTATCCCACCCTTGAGCACCAGCGCGCCGACTTGCTGAAGCCCGAGTACCAACCGTGGCTGGCCCGCCTGCTGGCTGAGGACAGAAGCGACGGCAAGACGGTGACGCTCACCCACTATGCACGGGTCACCGACGTCTTTCAGGTCACCGAGCCGGCCAAGCTCAATGCGCTCGCTCCCTACCACATATGGAGCGACGCCTATGCGGAGGTCCGCCTCCACTGGAAACCGCGCACGCCCGTTTACGTCATGGCGCTGCGGGTCTATCGCCTGGCGCGACCGGACACGCAGCCCATCCTGCCCGCGTATGCGGGCTGCACGTCCTGGCTGGACATGGCGGATGGCATCACCCTGCAGGGCATGACGCCCGTCCTCTCCGACGACCAGTACGAGCAGCGAACACGCCAGATTAAAGAAGCCCTGGACGCGTAA
- a CDS encoding magnesium transporter CorA family protein: protein MAVTTEAQAGHPNLPSVKWHGITWVNIERPTSREIGYLRDSHSFHPLALEDCVSRVQLPKIDEYDDYVLLLFHFPVFNKKTRVSQPSQVTMFVGADYVVTVHAGDLKPLVRLFQECREEHRVREHVMGRGTGYLVYRILDRLVDYCFPIVNKVLSNVERVEDQVLKADTQETVRELSILRRDIIALHRIIRPQVAVLQYLAHKRFDFMNEDLSAYFDDVVDHIQRIWAELQDTKEVTVGLNETYMTLNVQRTNEVVRVLTIVFTVMLPFMVFSGLYGMNVPLPFQGEPWLFWAHFVVGGAIAAVMLLLFRRRGWL from the coding sequence ATGGCGGTCACGACGGAAGCTCAGGCGGGGCACCCCAACCTCCCGTCCGTCAAGTGGCATGGGATTACTTGGGTGAACATCGAGCGCCCTACCAGCCGGGAGATAGGCTATCTGCGGGATAGCCACTCCTTTCATCCTCTGGCCCTTGAAGACTGCGTCAGCCGCGTCCAACTCCCGAAGATTGACGAGTACGACGACTATGTCCTGCTGCTCTTCCACTTCCCCGTCTTCAACAAGAAGACGCGGGTGAGCCAGCCAAGCCAGGTGACCATGTTCGTCGGCGCCGACTACGTGGTCACCGTCCACGCCGGCGACCTCAAGCCCCTGGTCCGCCTGTTTCAGGAGTGCCGCGAAGAGCATCGCGTTCGCGAGCACGTCATGGGCCGCGGCACGGGCTACCTTGTATACCGGATTCTGGACCGTTTGGTGGACTACTGCTTCCCCATCGTCAACAAGGTGCTGTCGAACGTGGAGCGTGTGGAGGACCAGGTCCTGAAGGCGGACACGCAAGAGACGGTGCGCGAGCTTTCCATCCTCCGACGGGACATCATCGCCCTGCACCGGATTATCCGGCCCCAGGTGGCCGTCCTCCAGTACCTGGCCCACAAGCGCTTCGATTTCATGAATGAAGACCTGTCCGCCTACTTTGACGACGTGGTTGACCACATCCAGCGCATCTGGGCGGAGCTTCAGGACACCAAGGAGGTCACCGTGGGTCTGAACGAGACCTACATGACGTTGAACGTGCAGCGCACCAACGAAGTCGTGCGCGTGCTGACGATCGTCTTTACGGTCATGTTGCCGTTCATGGTCTTCTCAGGGCTCTACGGGATGAACGTGCCGCTTCCCTTTCAGGGCGAACCGTGGCTCTTCTGGGCCCACTTCGTGGTCGGCGGGGCTATCGCGGCGGTGATGCTTCTCCTGTTCCGACGCCGAGGGTGGCTTTAG
- a CDS encoding sigma-70 family RNA polymerase sigma factor, which translates to MDYTPLQDEDLAARIALGDREALGLIYDRYARLVFSVSLRLLRDSTVAEETTQEVFVNLWLHAGTYHADKGKFSTWLLSIAHNRAVDQLRRMIREGKTVPLEGPEMDHAASDGPDPAQETALLADRRAVRRGVDQLPPLQREVLVMAYYQGLTQVEIANQLGAPLGTVKTRMRLGLLKMRDLLRNLNREESDSR; encoded by the coding sequence GTGGACTATACTCCGTTACAGGATGAAGACCTGGCGGCGCGCATCGCCCTGGGGGACCGAGAGGCGTTGGGCCTGATTTATGACCGGTACGCTCGCTTGGTGTTTTCGGTGAGTCTGCGCCTGCTCAGAGACAGTACGGTGGCGGAGGAGACCACGCAAGAGGTCTTTGTAAACCTATGGCTCCACGCGGGAACGTATCATGCGGACAAAGGCAAGTTTTCCACATGGCTGCTGAGCATCGCGCACAACCGCGCGGTGGACCAGCTCCGCCGCATGATCCGGGAGGGCAAGACCGTGCCGCTGGAAGGCCCCGAGATGGATCATGCCGCCTCGGATGGGCCGGACCCCGCGCAGGAGACCGCGCTCCTGGCGGACCGCCGGGCCGTCCGGCGTGGAGTGGACCAGTTGCCGCCTTTGCAACGCGAGGTCCTGGTCATGGCCTACTATCAAGGCCTCACCCAGGTGGAAATCGCGAACCAGTTGGGAGCGCCACTGGGGACTGTCAAGACGCGTATGCGTTTGGGTCTGCTTAAAATGCGGGACTTGCTCAGGAACCTCAATAGGGAGGAGAGCGATTCACGGTGA